One window from the genome of Salvia miltiorrhiza cultivar Shanhuang (shh) chromosome 7, IMPLAD_Smil_shh, whole genome shotgun sequence encodes:
- the LOC130994373 gene encoding uncharacterized protein LOC130994373: MAPCPGSSAKVDEELTKGKSPLQNPTVQVVSEKSTGHPAFGVTQHQTPLTTPSEESIPSSKEESAHAPQDISLERIGEIAKEALLDLASQPGSDVDKASDVDPEESTDVIDVDTFVPDKKSRKRKAGMASLRRSSRSKSTRVIPSTLNLPSREDNDVGPTSQPPVLKPKVEHSSTSKSGKVYSASHTTSPRISCSGSSSESEVEVSKSYSTRFYTREAKNALKVLAARKFHNDRRADEDFFSKYKLDILLQDRSMWGTVVNVFPYDAEIVREFYVNLMTEAFDPKSVKYGKVFVRGKVFNFSPSAINKACYTANTNTDDVEVDDDEMTRELTGGKLKAWTSKFAASTLSWKYSVLHKIAVYNWLPSKNTTALTKEQAEFIFKVGKPLAFNFGEQVFANISRAAFKSTGGSMLPFPSLIYNLLVKQGLQEREDVVLVEEKNLLEFSKTLLTPDRVKDLPYEPPRAGPPLSPQPDDEADSAEAEIDKYGEDEDVDRATAPDVALDVSNIISVKAHLTKETSTSRKGKEPAGDSKVEIDLDVAELIKAT; this comes from the exons ATGGCGCCTTGTCCTGGTTCCTCTGCTAAGGTTGACGAAGAACTCACGAAGGGGAAATCTCCTCTGCAAAACCCTACTGTTCAAGTGGTTTCAGAAAAATCCACAGGACATCCAGCTTTTGGTGTTACTCAACATCAAACTCCTCTTACCACTCCAAGCGAAGAGTCAATTCCGTCTTCAAAAGAGGAATCCGCGCATGCTCCTCAAGATATCTCTTTGGAGAGAATTGGGGAAATTGCCAAAGAGGCTCTGCTTGATCTTGCCTCACAACCTGGCTCAGATGTTGATAAAGCTTCG GATGTTGATCCAGAAGAAAGCACAGATGTTATTGATGTTGACACCTTTGTCCCTGACAAGAAAAGTCGGAAACGTAAAGCTGGTATGGCCTCTCTCAGGCGTTCCTCAAGATCCAAATCCACACGGGTGATCCCATCTACTCTCAACCTTCCTAGCCGAGAAGACAATGATGTTGGTCCAACATCACAGCCTCCAGTTCTCAAGCCAAAGGTTGAACACTCTTCCACCTCAAAGAGCGGAAAGGTATATTCTGCCTCTCACACTACCTCTCCTCGCATCAGCTGCTCTGGAAGCTCCTCTGAATCAGAGGTTGAGGTTAGTAAGTCGTACTCCACTCGTTTTTACACTCGTGAAGCGAAGAATGCTCTCAAAGTGTTGGCTGCTAGGAAGTTTCATAATGATAGACGTGCGGATGAGGATTTCTTTTCAAAGTATAAGCTtgatattcttttgcaagataGGAGTATGTGGGGTACGGTTGTCAATGTTTTTCCCTATGATGCTGAGATTGTTAGAGAGTTCTATGTTAATCTGATGACAGAGGCTTTTGATCCAAAATCTGTTAAGTATGGAAAAGTGTTTGTTAGGGGTAAGGTCTTTAATTTCTCCCCATCTGCCATTAACAAAGCATGCTACACTGCAAACACTAACACTGATGATGTTGaggttgatgatgatgagatgaCTAGGGAGTTGACTGGAGGGAAACTTAAGGCATGGACCTCGAAGTTTGCTGCATCCACTTTGTCTTGGAAATATTCTGTACTTCACAAGATTGCAGTTTACAACTGGCTTCCAAGCAAAAACACTACTGCTCTAACCAAGGAACAAGCTGAATTTATCTTTAAAGTTGGTAAGCCATTGGCTTTCAACTTTGGTGAGCAAGTGTTTGCTAACATCTCTCGTGCAGCCTTTAAGTCCACAGGTGGAAGTATGCTTCCCTTTCCAAGCCTCATCTACAATCTCTTGGTTAAGCAAGGACTCCAGGAAAGAGAGGATGTTGTGCTTGTTGAAGAGAAGAATCTGCTTGAGTTTTCCAAAACCCTCCTCACTCCTGATCGTGTCAAAGATCTCCCCTACGAACCTCCACGTGCTGGTCCTCCTTTGTCTCCTCAGCCTGATGATGAAGCTGACTCTGCTGAAGCTGAGATCGACAAGTATGGTGAAGACGAAGATGTTGATCGTGCAACTGCTCCTGATGTTGCTCTTGATGTTTCCAACATCATTTCTGTCAAAGCCCATCTCACTAAAGAAACATCCACATCTCGTAAAGGCAAGGAACCAGCTGGAGATTCAAAAGTTGAGATTGATCTTGACGTTGCAGAGCTCATCAAGGCCACATAG
- the LOC130994740 gene encoding tetraspanin-10-like: MSSEAGTSTFVIRWINFLTMLVAVGIVGFGVWMSSHHDSCRKSLTLPVIGLGAVIFAVSIVGFLGALKNNSILLWIYLILLCIILVAILLFTVLAFIITNNGSGHNVEGLRYKEYQLQDYSSWFLKQLNNSHNWAQLKSCLVKSDDCNNLSKKYKTPKQYKSAKLSPIEAGCCRPPSECGYPAVNASFYDLSFHPISSNKDCRLYKNSKAIKCYNCDSCKAGVAQYMKIEWRVVAIFNVILFVVLSTIYFVGCCARRHAARSSSKV; encoded by the exons ATGAGCTCAGAGGCAGGAACGAGTACTTTTGTAATCCGATGGATCAACTTTCTCACAATG TTAGTAGCTGTGGGCATTGTTGGTTTTGGAGTGTGGATGAGCTCTCATCATGACAGTTGTAGGAAATCTCTTACACTCCCTGTTATAGGACTTGGTGCGGTTATCTTCGCAGT ATCAATAGTTGGATTTTTGGGTGCATTGAAGAACAACTCAATCTTGTTGTGGATT TACCTGATCTTGCTTTGCATCATACTGGTGGCAATTTTGCTCTTTACTGTATTAGC GTTTATAATAACAAATAACGGCTCCGGTCATAACGTTGAGGGTCTCAG GTACAAGGAGTATCAACTTCAGGATTATAGTTCCTGGTTTCTGAAACAA CTCAACAATTCTCATAACTGGGCGCAACTGAAGAGTTGTCTTGTCAAATCCGATGACTGCAATAACCTTTCCAAAAAATACAAG ACTCCCAAGCAATACAAATCTGCCAAATTGAGCCCCATTGAAGCTGGTTGCTGTCGACCACCATCTga GTGTGGTTACCCTGCTGTCAATGCCTCGTTCTACGACCTGAGCTTCCACCCAATAAGCTCCAATAAAGACTGCCGGCTCTACAAAAACTCCAAGGCTATCAAGTGCTATAATTGTGACTCCTGCAA GGCTGGAGTGGCACAGTACATGAAAATCGAGTGGAGGGTGGTCGCAATCTTCAATGTTATCCTCTTTGTGGTCCTG TCGACGATTTACTTTGTTGGGTGCTGCGCGAGGCGACATGCTGCCAGGAGCAGCTCTAAAGTGTGA